From Leishmania major strain Friedlin complete genome, chromosome 8:
CGCACCCCTCAGGAAAAGGAGGAGTGTGTGAGCCACACCAGCCAGTGCAGGCTGCCACGACGATCGATGCGGTTCAATGGGATGCGGGTGGCCATTGCGTTGCGGGCGAGACTGTCCATGCGCATTCCATGGCGCAGGTAGGGCAGCAGACCTCTgtccccccctcccgcgcCCTGTCTCGCCGCACAGCTGCACTCACTGAACTCCTTCCGCCCTCTCATCGCCCTCATGGGGCCCGTCCTCTTTTTTCcgttccctccctctctccataCTCGGTCACCCATGCGTGGCCGCCAACCACTACGCGCCACATCAAGAAAGTGAAGTCCTCAAACTCGGTCGTTTTCTTATCACAGTTCCACGCAAGCCcaagagacacacagacaggcgCAGAGAGcccctcccgccctccccctttaCGTCCTCTTCTAcgagaaacacacacacacacacacacacacagcaagaACGCGGATGATGCGCGAAGCCGGCCGCCAGCGTCGTCGCAacgccgacagcgacgagagcagcagcgaggatgagcagcagcagacgacCACGACGGTGCAggagacgacggcggcagcgcctccggcccgcgtgcgcgcgaaggcgcctgccgctgctgtggtgaGCGCGCCGAGCATGACGCTGCACGCCGACCCCACGGCAACCCAGGTgacagcgccgtccgccGTCTCGGCCGAGACGGCGGACTCGGAGGGCGGCTCGAACGAGGATGCCCCGTCCtcggccgcggccgcagcgccgcccaaCGAGTTCTCTGAAGAAATGGAGGCGATCGACTACGACGCGCTGACGTATGCCGCACTGCTGGACATAATGAATCGCGCAAGCCGCCCGGTGATTGAGGAACTGATGgcgcagagagagcagcaggtggagtcgacgatgcagcagcagcagaaccaGCGTGTGGAGCGCTTCCTCGAcgtggcgacgacgagctcggccaccgcggcggaggcgaacgGCAGtagcgccgaggaggaggcagcggagggCTACCGCTACAACACGATGCTGACGCGCCTCTTCGAGGCTCTGAACCGAAACAATGAAGGCAGCGCCATGACGGAGCGCAACCAGCTGCCGGTGCCCATCCTGGAGCGAATGGGTAAGAAGAAGACGGTTATCGCCAACTTTGGTCGCATCTGCGATGCCTTTCACCGCCCCATGGAGGACGTGAAGGACTTC
This genomic window contains:
- a CDS encoding translation initiation factor-like protein codes for the protein MMREAGRQRRRNADSDESSSEDEQQQTTTTVQETTAAAPPARVRAKAPAAAVVSAPSMTLHADPTATQVTAPSAVSAETADSEGGSNEDAPSSAAAAAPPNEFSEEMEAIDYDALTYAALLDIMNRASRPVIEELMAQREQQVESTMQQQQNQRVERFLDVATTSSATAAEANGSSAEEEAAEGYRYNTMLTRLFEALNRNNEGSAMTERNQLPVPILERMGKKKTVIANFGRICDAFHRPMEDVKDFIEKELSIRGNLDSNNALILKFEIRKQTDFDRVLIKYLDEYVKCNSCHRIDTTLTKDGRRLELRCNVCTATRTVTAAGTATFSAQIEKRSRQRAAMIL